From the Bacteroidota bacterium genome, the window CAGCATTAAAGCGGCAACTACCGTATCTGAAGGCGCTGGCTCGCAACCATCTACTTGTTGTAATCTTCTTCGAAAACACCGAACTCACGGCCCTCGCGTCCATACCACCTGCCGATACAGCGGCTGTTTATACCCGCACCATCGCAGCGCAGTTTATGCTGCAAAAGCAACAGATTGTCAAAGAGCTTCAGAAGCATCTTATACAATCGGTTTTAACGCGGCCCGAAAATCTATCGGTGGATACACTCAACAAATATCTGGAGCTTAAAGCCAGAGGGCTCTTCTAACGGCTGAAGGGCAGGCCCAACGCACAAGAAACCTAAACCTTAGCATACACTCCCCCTATGGCAGGAATACTTTTAGACGGAAAGGCGTTGGCGCGTAATCTTGAAAAAGAACTGGCGAAACGCGTAGCGCATCTTGTTACCCAAACCGGACGCACCCCCATCCTCGCGACAATTCTGGTTGGTGATGACCCGGCATCTGCGACGTATGTACGCATGAAAGGCAATTCCTGCAAGCGCGTCGGCATGGATTCAGAGCGCGTAATTTTGCCGGCAGAAACAACAACAGCGGAGCTAGAGCAGGTAATCCACGACCTCAACGCAAATCCTGATGTACACGGTATTCTGCTGCAGCATCCGGTGCCCTCACAAATTGATGAGCGGAAGTGCTTTGACGCCATCTCTATAAAAAAAGACGTAGACGGCGTTACCACGGCCGGCTTCGGGCTGATGGCGATGAAAGAAGAAGCTTACGGATCCGCGACGCCGGCTGGCATTATGCGTCTGTTGAAGCACTACGAAATTCCGCTGGAAGGCAAACATGCCGTTGTAATTGGAAGGAGCCCGATTTTGGGCAAACCCATGGCATTTATGCTGCTGAATGAAAACTGCACGGTAACCATTTGCCATTCGCGAACGCAAAACCTGCCCGAGCATGTGAAACAGGCTGATGTGATTGTGGGCGCAGTAGGCCGGCCTGAATTTATTCGGGGCAGTTGGATAAAACCCGGTGCCGTTGTGGTGGATGCCGGCTACAATCCGGGGCCGGTAGGCGATATTGAAATATCAGCCATCATCGACACCTGCAGCGCCTACACACCAGTGCCGGGCGGGGTAGGGCCAATGACCATCGCAACGCTTATTGCGCAGACCGTAGAAGCCGCTGAGAAGGCTGCTGGAGTCGATGTGCATTAATTCATAATTTGTTCTATATTTCTAGTCCTTGCTGTAGCCTGGTGTAACCGAATGCGTGGTGGTTTACACCTGGGGTACAACGGTCTGCGTCTGCAGATACCGGCGAGATTCATACTGGTGTGACCCTGCGCTATCATCACCGTGATACCATCAACGCAGGGGGCCTTATACCTTAGGTCTCACCCGCACCAGTACATCGTGCCCACCAGGTATCTCATGCCATCGACGCATGACACTCCTTCTGATTAGAGAAGATCATCTCGGATGAATTTCCATTTATCTGCTACCCTTGGACTATCTGTACGGATGGATGCCATGAAGTATGTGCAGCGTCTGCTTCAGATGCGCATGTGTATTGTTAACCCTTATTTCAAGCGAGTATTTGTGGAGCGAATGAGCCTGTCGCGTGTTCTTGTGCTTGTCTGTGTGGTGGTGGGGCTATCCCTTGCTGGCATTGCGGATGCCGGCGCTTCGCCGCTCGATCCCGAGTTGCTAGTTGCTGAATCGGTAATCGCCGAAACCCTACCCACCGAATCAGTGGTTTCGCCGGCGCACCCGGCAAATGTGTTGCCCGCCGCTATGCCGGCTGCTGCGGATGGGGAGGCACCCCCCGTATGGTTGGTTATCCCGTTCATGTTGCTCCTCATCATGATTGCCACCGGGCCGCTCTTTTATGCCCATCACTGGCATCATCACTACCCCAAATACTCCGTTGCTTTTGGGGTGTTGGTTGTAGGATATTACCTGTTTACCAGCAACAGTTCGCCTGTCCTGCACGCCTTGCAAGAATACTTCTCTTTCATTGCACTGGTAGCCTCCTTATTTATTGCAGCAAGCGGTATTTATCTTGGGATTAATGCAAAAGGGACCCCGTTCAACAACGCGATCCTGCTTTTTGTCGGTTCCGTCATTGCCAACCTGATTGCTACAACAGGGGCGGCGATGCTATTCATTCGGTCGTACATGCGCCTCAATAAAGGCCGGCTGCGCCCGTACCACATTGTCTTCTTCATTTTCCTTGTGGCCAATATTGGTGGTGCGCTTACCCCCATTGGTGATCCCCCTCTTTTTCTTGGCTTTCTGCGTGGTGTGCCGTTTTTCTGGACCTTAACGCATGTGTGGTATATCTGGCTGCCCACAACGATTGTGCTGCTTGGTATTTTTTATGTGATCGATTCGCGTAACAAGAACCAGGGCAATGTACCTGATGCGAATGAGCCGGTGGTAACACTGGAAGGCTCCAAGAGCTTTATCTGGATTGGCATCATCATTTGCAGTGTATTTATCGATCCTAACGTGCTATCCTTTGTACCCAACCTCTACAAGGAATTTCACTTTCCAATTGGCATCCGTGAAATGATCATGTTCCTGGTAGCTTTCCTTGCCTACCGGTTTGCCAATAAAGCATGTTTCGAGAAAAATGAGTTTTCCTTTGAGCCCATTCGCGAAGTAGGCTGGCTGTTTTTGGGGATATTCTGCACCATGCAGCCGGCGCTGCAACTCATCAGCAATTTTGCCAAAGAGAACGCCGATAACCTCGGTGTTGGTGTGTTCTACTGGGGTACCGGGTCGCTTTCGGGTATTCTCGATAATGCGCCTACCTATCTGAATTTCCTTTCTGCTTCAATGGGTAAATTCGGACTCAATGTGGATGACCCGGCAGCTGTAAAACAATTTGCTGAGTCAGCTGCTGCCCACCCGGAGAGTTGGTTCTACCTGCAAGCCATCTCAGTCGCTGCCGTATTCTTTGGCGCGCTGACCTACATTGGCAATGCACCAAACTTCATGGTGAAAGCCATTGCTGAGGGGAATGGTGTTCGCACGCCTTCTTTCTTTGGCTACCTTGCGCGGTATTCGATTCCCATTCTCTTGCCCGTGTATTTCATTATTTGGCTGATTGTTTACAGTGGCTATATCCTCTAGCGGATCATTCCCGCGCCGGGTGAGGTAAAGTTGTATCGTTTCGGCACATTGTTTACAGGTTTTTACATTGGAAAAACTCATCCGCGAGTATATCCCGCACGACCCCACAGTCGGCCTTTATGTCGCGCCAGACATCCCATTCAAGAAGCTGCACAATGCCCTTGAAGACTACGCCAAGAAGGTGCGACGCAAAGAAGTGGTTGCGCTGTATGATGCAACCCTGATGGGGTCTGCAAAAGACGGCGCGCTCTTTATGGCGGACCGGTTTGTGTTTCAGAACAACAACCTGGAGCCGGCTTACGAAATTCTGTATGACGATCTTGTCGAAGTGAATCTGAAAAAGAAAATGATGGGCGGCCAGCGGCTACAGCTTAGTGTAAATCGCGGACGCGCCACCATCAATCTTGAACTCGACTTCTCCGGGAAAGCGAAAGCTGCGCCTTTTGTAGCCCGTTTGTTGGAAGATGTAATGTTCAGGACCACCGAAGCGGAGATGGCAAGGGACACCCGTCGTCGGTCAGATGATCGCACCCGCGAAGCCCAGGAGACCGATGTGCGCGTCGTTGAAGAAACCCTGATTGCACTCGTTAGAGAAGGCCATTTGCTGGAAGACGACTTTCGGGATATGCTGCGCGTACTCAACCAGCGATAATCTTGCCCGTCGTCCTTCGACGGGTGCCTGGGCTTTTGAGATTGCATACGTAAAGGCATGAATAAGTACACAATTCGCCCCGCTAAAAAAGCAGATGCAGCGCCCCTTTTGGAATTGGTACAGGCGCTTTGCACCCACACAGGCGACGGCATTGAACACTTCGATGACGACCGCTTCCTGGAAGATGCGTTTGGAGATGATCCCCAGTTTACCGTACTGGTTGCTTCGGATGAAGCAGGCCAATTGGGCGGGTATACGCTTTTCTTCGATGCTTATGAGCCGAGCCACACAGCACGCGGGGTTTACATTTCCGATTTGTTTGTGGCGACGCATGCCCGACAAGCTGGGCTGGGCCGGCAACTGATCGCTGCGGTAGCGAAAGATGCCAAAGCCAGGGGCCGTTCCTTTCTCTGGCTGGTCTCACCCAATGCGGATGCCCACCCATTCTATAACAAAATAATGGACGTCTCGCAGGCCCTTGTTGCATTTGCGCTTACTTACGACGCCTTCGATGCGTTAGCTGCGGCAGACTGATCTCTTTTTGGCACCACCATTTCTCTTTTTTGCCGGCCTGTCACATGGCTGCTTGCATCGCTATTTCTAATCCGCGCTGGATAGACCTTGCAACGATAGCGGGGTAGCAGTTCGGTATAAAAACATCTCCCCCTTAAATCTTGGTCCCGAAAAGCTGATACACTCATTTAGAGCAGTTTTGACCCAACGATAGATAGACGCACTATTAATAATTCAATTCAGTCTATCCTTAAGTATTAACTAAGCAATGCAGAAGCCAGATTCTTCAGGTACAACAGCGTTAGATGGCGCGCAAGGATCTTTTTTGGACTTTAAACTGGGCGACATCAAACTGGGCGATTACGTCCTGCTGGCCTTGCAACTGGCGTTATTTTACGTGGTTGTTAGCCTGTTCAGCATTGAAGAGTCATTCGGGTTTTCAAAAATAGTCCCGATCATTGTCGGGGGCTTTTTGATTCATGCCTTGCTACCGTTGCGGTTCAGGATGCCGTTCTTTACGCTGATTTCGCTCGGCGCCATCGTAAGTGTACTGGGGCCGGTCGGGGGTGGTATACTCATCGGCATTGGCTTGCTCATGATCGGGGTCTGTCATATTCCGATTGCGCGTTGGATGCGGGTTGTGTTGCTGCTGGCCATTACAGGCGTTCTTGCAATGTACAGGAGCGAAATCATCGCTTCATCCTGGAGCGCTTTGGTTATGCCGATTTTGGGCTCCATTTTCATGTTTAGGCTCGTTGTCTACTTTTACGACCTGAAAGACGAGAAGCCGGGCACCACTATTTGGACGCGCCTGTCCTACTTTTTCCTGCTGCCTAACGTCTGTTTCCCGCTTTTCCCTGTTGTTGATTACAGGATGTACAAGCGTACCTACTACAACTCGGATGCTGCTACCATATACCAGCAGGGCATGTTGTGGATGATGCGTGGGACGGTGCAGTTGATATTGTATCGGGTGGTCTATTACTACCTGCTGGTTGCGCCGGGCGATGTGAACGGACTCTGGACCTTTGTGCAGGCAGTGCTGACAACGTACCTGTTATACCTGCGTATCTCAGGACAATTCCACCTCATTGTTGGGATTCTCTGTCTGTTTGGGATGAACCTCCCTGAAACGCATCACCTCTATTACCTGGCTTCTAGCTTTAGCGATTACTGGCGCCGTATCAATATTTATTGGAAAGACTTCATGATGAAGATCTTTTTCTACCCGGCGTTTACCCGTTTTCGCGGCATGGGCACAACCCCGGCGCTTGTTATTGCAACGAGCCTGGTATTCCTCATGACCTGGATCCTGCATTCTTACCAGTGGTACTGGCTGCAGGCGCAATTCCCGATTACGGTGCCAGATGGTCTATTCTGGGCCATTTTGGGACTTGTTGTGGTTGTCAACTCTTTGCGTGAAATCAAAAATCCGCCAAAGAAAGCACTGGGCAAAAAAGCATTTTCCTTTAAAGATGCCTTTGTGCATTCTTCCAAGGTTGTAGGGATGTTTGTATTCATCTCTGTGTTGTGGTATCTGTGGAGCAGTGAAAGTGTTGAGGCATTTATCCTGGCCGTTGAAGCGGCCGGACAAGAGCCGGCCAGCGCCTACCTCCAACTGCTTGCCGGACTGGCAGGACTTATCGTTGTTGGCGTACTGCTTCAGTTTGCAGCATCCAAAAACTGGTTGTTTGATTCTGCTCCATCCAAAGGCGCCATTTTCAAAACAGCTGTATACTGCGCCGTATCGTTCATGATGCTTATTGGCATAGATCATCAGGTATTCAAGTCACAGTTGAACGAAGAAAATCTGGCGTTTGTAGAGTCGATCCAGTCGGAGGGCTTCAATCAGCAGGACCAAACGGATTTTGAACGTGGGTATTACGAGTCGCTACTCACCACGAACAAGTACACGTCGGCGCTTTGGCGGACAAACATGAACAAGCCAGCCGGCTGGGCAGGTATCCAGGATTCAGATGCAGTGCGGCCAACAAACGACATCAGGATTTACGAATTGATTCCTTCTATTCAGACGGAGCTCAAACAGGCGCAGCTTACAACCAACCAGTACGGCTTGCGCGACAAAGAATACCCGATGGAGAAGCCTGAAAACACGTACAGGATTGCCTTGTTGGGTACGTCGTACGTGATGGGGTCGGGTGTAGCAGACGACGAAAACTTCGAGACCTACGTCGAAAACAAGTTGAATAGCCAGGACGATGGGATCAACTATGAGATCATGAACTTCGCAGTAGGGGGGTACGGTTTGATGCAGCAGGTAGATGTTGCTGCGAAGCGGGTATTCGACTTTAAGCCTGATGCCCTGTTCTACGTGGCGCAGCCGTCTGAAGTTGAGCGTTCATACCTCCGCCTGATCAAACCCATTCGCTCTGGTGTGCCTATCGAGTATGAAGGCTTGAAAGCGGTCATCGAGACGCTGGATGTGGATCCGGGTGACGAGCCGGCCAAAGTCAACCAGGCATTGGCGCCGGCAGCAGAAGAAATGGCGCGTTGGGCGTATGATTATATTGCGCAGTTGGCAATCCAGCATGGGGCTGAACCAGTGATGGTATTTTTGCCGCAGACCAAACGTGCTTTTGAGCCAGGTGAAATCGATTACCTGACCAACATGGGTCGTGAAGCAGGCTTTACGCATACCATCGAACTCGATGATGTGTATGATCCTATTGACATCGAGTCCATTCTATTGGCCCCGTGGGATTATCATCCGAATGTACGCGGGCATAAACTGATAGGGTCACTCTTTTACAAACGGTTGAGCGAATCTCCACTGACACAGGAAATTCGACAATCAGTGCAGACGGCTGAGTTGGAGACGGGCCGGTAATCATTAGGTTGGCGTCAATAATGGGCAAACTTCTTTGTATTTCTTACCGTTTTGCGCCGGAGACCTATCCGCTTGCCATTCGGGTGGACAACTTTGTAAAACACCTCAGCAATTCTTTTGAGATTGAGGCCATCACGGCTGCGGAAGATGCACAGGCTCCGGATAATGTAAACACCCACCATGTGAAGCCGCGGGTACCAACCCGGATGATTCGCCGGCTCCGTAAGCTCCGGCTCGGTAAACTGGTCCCTTTCCTGTTCTGGCCCGACATGTTTCTGTTTTGGATCTGGCCGGCCTACAAAAAGGCCAAAGCCCTGATCAAGGCAAATCGGCCAGATGCTATTGTCGTGTTCATGATGCCCTATTCGCAGGGACTCGTTGGCATTCTGCTGAAGCGCAAATTTGGTATACCGTTAATCCTGAACCTGAACGACTCACCTACGTGTTCGTCGTTACATCCGGTTTTTCCTTCTCGCCTACACTTTTATCTGGCAAAAAAACTGGAATCGCTTTACATCAGATCTGCAGACGCTATCGTTTATGTGTCCAAGCAGAACCTGGATCGACTAAAAGCAGACGTGCCGTCTGCAACCCGTGATCGGATGCATCTTATCCGACGTGGCGCACCAACGGTGCAGCTAGATACGCTGCCTGAGAAGAAGGACAACAACCTGCACATCGTATATGGCGGCGGCATGGGAGGGTGGTACGCGTTCACTGAGCCTGAAAAACCTTCTTTTGCCAAGCGGATGTACACTGCCTGGGAGCAATTAGGCACGTACAGGCTGGTAAAGCTTGATCACCGCAGTCACAGTCCCGTATACCTTGGGCTGGCAATCAAACAGTTGATTGAAAGAAAACCGGAGTGGAAAGGTCGGATTACGCTGGATATTTATGGCAACAAGTACCCGATGCCCCTGGTGAACCAGGTTTTACAGCAGCATGGCATCGAAGACCTGGTCAACATCAACGGTGTACTGCCACACAAAGAAGTACTACAAAAGGTGTTTGGTGCGGACGCGCTGTTTATGGCGCTACCCGAGCGGAATGATGGCTCTCCGGATGCGCGTATTTCTGCCAAAACCTACGAATACCTGATGAGCGAACGGCCAATTATTGCCGGCCTGTCTATGGGGGAGAACACGCGCTTCCTTTCCCGTTTTGATGGGGTGCATATTGTCTCTCCGCGTGATGTGGATGCAATGGAAACGGCTATAGAAAATCTCGCAACGCGATTCTTCGCCGGCGAATCGCTCAAAGCGAACCGGAGTCAGCATTTTGATGCGCTCGGCGTCCCCAAAAAGGCAAGGGACTTCGAAGCTGTTGTCCGACACGCCATGGCGCCTGATACCTATCCACGTCCGGATACAGAGGCAGAAGAGACACCGCAGGTCTCAGCAACCGCATGAGCAGCTAAGTTTGATGAGGGAATGTTGATTGGGGAGCGTATGATATATGCCAGGCTCACCTCCGCTTTATCCCGCGTTAGATTTGATATCCCCCGATACACCACAACGATCAGCGTCGCATCACGAGTGGGCCGGCTAAAGATCAGATCACGACTTATTTAAGCAACCATTTAAGTGTGCGAAAAGGCCGCCGATAATACAGGCTCATAGCAAAACCCGATCACTTAAAGGTATATATCATGAGTCGGATTAAACCTGAAGATTTGCCAACTCCAAAGAAAGTCTCCAGGAAGCGAGCCCAGCAGTTGCTTGCACAATTCTCAGTTAGCGGCACCAGCAAGTACGACGTCTATGTCGAAGCAGCGCAGAACCTGATTCCAGGTGAAGCACTGGACACGATGGTGTTGCCAGAAAATGTCATCACAAGCATCCAGAAAAAATTCCGCGAGCAGGGTCTGAACCGTAAAAGCGGATTTTACGTAATCAGCAAATCTACGGGAAGCGAAAAGAAAGGCTTCAAATCCCTGCTGATCGGTCGTTATGCTTCCGTACCGTCTACCCGTGCAGCTGCCAAGCCGGCTCCGCGCAAGACGACAACGCGTTCTACCGCGAAAGCCAAACCAGCTTCACGGACACGGACCACGACAAAAGCAACGTCAACACGGCGCACTTCCAAAGCGTCTGCCGCTTCTAGCGCGAAGAAAGCAACAAAAGCTTCTACCGCTAAAGTGAGCCGCAAAGCCAAGCCTGTGGTAAAAAAAGCAGCACCTAAAACTGCTGCCCGCAAGACCACAGCTAAAAAAGCCGTGGCTAAAAAGCCAGTAGCTAAAAAGCCAGTAGCCAAAAAAGCTTCTGCCAAAAAGGTTGTTGCCAAAAAGCCAGCTGCTCGGAAAACTGCCGCCAAGAAAACAGTTGCTAAAAAGACTGTTGCCAAGAAAGCAGTAACCAAAAAGACTGTTGCCAAAAAGACGGTCGCTAAAAAAGCAGTAGCCAAGAAAGCACCCGTTGCTAAAAAGACCACTGCTCGGAAGACAACAGCTGCTCGCAAAAGCACAGCAGCTAAGAAAGCAGCTGCCAAGCCGGCAACTGCTGCAAAAAGAACAAACGGCGTGGCTGTGGTTGCATAAATCACAGCCCGTTTTTTTGTCCAGCCCCGACACACGTTCGGCAAACCCTTTTGGGGATGCCGATCAGGTGCCGGGGCTTTTTTTGTGCTACTTGAACTGGGAAAGCCGCTGTCCTCCCGGGTGTCGCTAAGGATCTCAGGAGGAAATGATGCCCCTTTGGAAATACCCGGGACAAAAGCAGGAACACAGAATTACGAACAGACTACCTTTACTCGACACTCGACACTCGACACTCGACACTCGACACTCGACACGCGAACCCAACGCAGTTTTGGACGTACGAAGGCCGTCTTACACCTGTAATCACCCAATAAACCAAGAAGAGACTTATGGCATTCTCGCTTCCAGATCTGCCCTACGCACACGATGCACTGGAGCCACATGTAGACGCCCGGACCATGCAGATTCACCATGGGAAACACCACCAGGGCTATACCAACAAATTGAACGCTGCACTGGAAGGGCATGCAGACCTTGAAGCCAAATCAATCGAAGCATTGCTTCGCGGTATTGACGACTTGCCTGATGCTGTAAAAGGCGCGGTACGCAACAACGGTGGCGGATTTGCCAACCACAGCTTGTTCTGGTCAGTTATGTCGCCGAACGGCGGTGGTGCACCTGCAGGCGACCTTGGCGCAGCAATCGACAGTACTTTTGGTTCGTATGATGATTTCAAAGCCAAATTTGCTGCAGCTGCCGGCACACGCTTTGGCAGTGGCTGGGCCTGGTTGGTAGTTGATGGCCAGGGCACACTCAAAGTTTACAGCACTGCAAACCAGGACAGCCCCTTCATGAAAGGCGATACGCCGATTATGGGGCTCGATGTATGGGAGCATGCCTATTACCTCAACTACCAAAACCGTCGCCCCGACTACGTGGCTGCCTTTTGGAATGTTGTCAACTGGGAGCAGGTAGCTGCTAACTACGCAGCAGCCAAGTAAGCTGCTTTCATGGACATGACGCAACGCATGTCGGAGTTTTGACGGAGTGGGCAGTAGATCGCTACTGCCCACTTCTCGTTTTTATATGGTACTGCCTGATCACATAGCTTATACCCATGCCCGGATGCAAGACGTGGATTTGCACCTGGCTGGCAGTATATTGTCAGCGCGTGAGCAAGCATACCTCGAAACGATACCCCATGAAGGCCGGCAAACCGAATACACCGCCGGTCGGATTGTCGCCCGTCAACTGGCTGCAGATATCCTCCAGCTCTCGCCGCAGGATGTGCCAATTGATGTGGCTGATGATGGTTCACTGGTCCTGACCGGACGCAACTATGGGTTGTCGCTGGCACATGCGCATGGTGGGGTGTGCGCTGTTGTTGCCCGTGATACCAGTGTTGGAATCGACCTTGAGCGTATTAAGCCACGGCATCCTGAACTGTACCGTTTTATCCTCCATCCAGACGAATATCACTTGCTCGAATCGCTGGATCTGGAACGGGATCAAATACTCATCCTTTGCTGGGCGCTCAAAGAGGCGACGTTGAAAGGCATGAAGACAGGATTTCGATGCTCTCCCAAAAAACTTAAAATAGCTGTTGATCTTCCCAACCAGCAGGCGCGTATTACGGCTGACGGCGGATCCGCATGGCAACTGGGATTTGAAGAAATTGATGGGTGTTATCTGGCTATTGCTTATCCAGCTTAGCTATCCAGTATAGCAACTGCCCATTTTGCTTTAACTCTCGATAAGACAAGACAATCAACATGTCTCCAGAGAAATATCAGCCTAAACACAAAATCAGATTTGTAACGGCAGCCAGCCTATTTGATGGGCACGACGCAGCGATAAACCTGATGCGTCGCATACTTCAGGGATCCGGGGCCGAGGTGATTCACCTGGGGCACAACCGTTCGGTGCAGGAAATTGTAGATACAGCCATTCAGGAGGATGTCCAGGGGATTGCGATCTCTTCTTATCAGGGGGGGCATATCGAGTTTTTCAAATACATGCACGACCTGCTCCAGCAGCAAAATGCCGGCTACATCAAAATTTTCGGCGGCGGTGGTGGTGTTATTGTTGATGCTGAAATCGAAGAGTTGGAAGCTTACGGTATTGCCAAAATCTTTTCGCCGGAAGCCGGCATGCAGCTTGGCTTGCAGGGCATGATCAATTATATGCTCGAACAATGTGACTTTGACACCGAAGCGCACGATGCACAGTTGCTTGCAGAGCCTGTTGCGCATACCGCCACTTCATTTAGAAAACTCGCACGGCATCTTACACGGGTCGAGCAGGGGGTAGGTAAGTCCCTGTCTGTTTCTGCAGAAGGCGTATTAGAGTCGCCGCCGGCAATGACATCTGATAAAGATGTCCCCGTTGTCGGAATCACGGGTACCGGGGGCGCCGGCAAATCTACTTTGACAGATGAA encodes:
- the folD gene encoding bifunctional methylenetetrahydrofolate dehydrogenase/methenyltetrahydrofolate cyclohydrolase FolD, which translates into the protein MAGILLDGKALARNLEKELAKRVAHLVTQTGRTPILATILVGDDPASATYVRMKGNSCKRVGMDSERVILPAETTTAELEQVIHDLNANPDVHGILLQHPVPSQIDERKCFDAISIKKDVDGVTTAGFGLMAMKEEAYGSATPAGIMRLLKHYEIPLEGKHAVVIGRSPILGKPMAFMLLNENCTVTICHSRTQNLPEHVKQADVIVGAVGRPEFIRGSWIKPGAVVVDAGYNPGPVGDIEISAIIDTCSAYTPVPGGVGPMTIATLIAQTVEAAEKAAGVDVH
- a CDS encoding sodium:proton antiporter, encoding MNFHLSATLGLSVRMDAMKYVQRLLQMRMCIVNPYFKRVFVERMSLSRVLVLVCVVVGLSLAGIADAGASPLDPELLVAESVIAETLPTESVVSPAHPANVLPAAMPAAADGEAPPVWLVIPFMLLLIMIATGPLFYAHHWHHHYPKYSVAFGVLVVGYYLFTSNSSPVLHALQEYFSFIALVASLFIAASGIYLGINAKGTPFNNAILLFVGSVIANLIATTGAAMLFIRSYMRLNKGRLRPYHIVFFIFLVANIGGALTPIGDPPLFLGFLRGVPFFWTLTHVWYIWLPTTIVLLGIFYVIDSRNKNQGNVPDANEPVVTLEGSKSFIWIGIIICSVFIDPNVLSFVPNLYKEFHFPIGIREMIMFLVAFLAYRFANKACFEKNEFSFEPIREVGWLFLGIFCTMQPALQLISNFAKENADNLGVGVFYWGTGSLSGILDNAPTYLNFLSASMGKFGLNVDDPAAVKQFAESAAAHPESWFYLQAISVAAVFFGALTYIGNAPNFMVKAIAEGNGVRTPSFFGYLARYSIPILLPVYFIIWLIVYSGYIL
- a CDS encoding GNAT family N-acetyltransferase — its product is MNKYTIRPAKKADAAPLLELVQALCTHTGDGIEHFDDDRFLEDAFGDDPQFTVLVASDEAGQLGGYTLFFDAYEPSHTARGVYISDLFVATHARQAGLGRQLIAAVAKDAKARGRSFLWLVSPNADAHPFYNKIMDVSQALVAFALTYDAFDALAAAD
- a CDS encoding glycosyltransferase; the encoded protein is MGKLLCISYRFAPETYPLAIRVDNFVKHLSNSFEIEAITAAEDAQAPDNVNTHHVKPRVPTRMIRRLRKLRLGKLVPFLFWPDMFLFWIWPAYKKAKALIKANRPDAIVVFMMPYSQGLVGILLKRKFGIPLILNLNDSPTCSSLHPVFPSRLHFYLAKKLESLYIRSADAIVYVSKQNLDRLKADVPSATRDRMHLIRRGAPTVQLDTLPEKKDNNLHIVYGGGMGGWYAFTEPEKPSFAKRMYTAWEQLGTYRLVKLDHRSHSPVYLGLAIKQLIERKPEWKGRITLDIYGNKYPMPLVNQVLQQHGIEDLVNINGVLPHKEVLQKVFGADALFMALPERNDGSPDARISAKTYEYLMSERPIIAGLSMGENTRFLSRFDGVHIVSPRDVDAMETAIENLATRFFAGESLKANRSQHFDALGVPKKARDFEAVVRHAMAPDTYPRPDTEAEETPQVSATA
- a CDS encoding histone H1-like repetitive region-containing protein — encoded protein: MSRIKPEDLPTPKKVSRKRAQQLLAQFSVSGTSKYDVYVEAAQNLIPGEALDTMVLPENVITSIQKKFREQGLNRKSGFYVISKSTGSEKKGFKSLLIGRYASVPSTRAAAKPAPRKTTTRSTAKAKPASRTRTTTKATSTRRTSKASAASSAKKATKASTAKVSRKAKPVVKKAAPKTAARKTTAKKAVAKKPVAKKPVAKKASAKKVVAKKPAARKTAAKKTVAKKTVAKKAVTKKTVAKKTVAKKAVAKKAPVAKKTTARKTTAARKSTAAKKAAAKPATAAKRTNGVAVVA
- a CDS encoding superoxide dismutase; the protein is MAFSLPDLPYAHDALEPHVDARTMQIHHGKHHQGYTNKLNAALEGHADLEAKSIEALLRGIDDLPDAVKGAVRNNGGGFANHSLFWSVMSPNGGGAPAGDLGAAIDSTFGSYDDFKAKFAAAAGTRFGSGWAWLVVDGQGTLKVYSTANQDSPFMKGDTPIMGLDVWEHAYYLNYQNRRPDYVAAFWNVVNWEQVAANYAAAK
- a CDS encoding 4'-phosphopantetheinyl transferase superfamily protein encodes the protein MVLPDHIAYTHARMQDVDLHLAGSILSAREQAYLETIPHEGRQTEYTAGRIVARQLAADILQLSPQDVPIDVADDGSLVLTGRNYGLSLAHAHGGVCAVVARDTSVGIDLERIKPRHPELYRFILHPDEYHLLESLDLERDQILILCWALKEATLKGMKTGFRCSPKKLKIAVDLPNQQARITADGGSAWQLGFEEIDGCYLAIAYPA